The following proteins are encoded in a genomic region of Mycobacterium sp. 155:
- a CDS encoding aldehyde dehydrogenase family protein has translation MTATPHVDRPAPFTGFGTIHSPATGAVAGRVRWTDAVDVPRITAGLREAQREWEARGAKGRAKVLARYAVWLGEHRDEIEKLLIAETGKSAVDAAQEVPLLIVILSYYIKTVEKAMAPDVRPAPLLFLSVKKITVHYRPRPVVGIIAPWNYPVANAMMDAIGALAAGCAVLLKPSERTPLTAEVLLRGWLDSGAPEVLALAQGAREVSEAVIDNSDYIQFTGSSATGAKVMERAARRLTPVSLELGGKDPMIVLEDADIQLAANAAVWGGMFNAGQTCVSVERVYVLEPIYDQFVAAVVRAVEKLKMGSGEGYHFGSQIDDSQVAITDRHVSQAVAAGAKALTGGKRRDGEGSFYPPTVLVDVDHSMSCMTEETFGPTLPIMRVSSVEEAVRLANDSQYGLSASVFSQDIDRAKAIALQLDCGAVNINDVISNLMCTTAPMGGWKTSGIGARFGGVDGVRKFCKQETVVVPRTRKVAGGSYYNNSHKALARMNKLVTWLALARPRRVAK, from the coding sequence ATGACCGCGACGCCTCATGTCGATCGGCCGGCTCCGTTCACTGGATTCGGCACCATCCACAGCCCCGCGACCGGTGCGGTCGCCGGCCGGGTGCGCTGGACCGATGCGGTCGACGTGCCGCGGATCACCGCCGGGCTGCGCGAGGCGCAGCGCGAGTGGGAGGCCCGCGGCGCCAAGGGGCGTGCCAAGGTACTGGCTCGCTACGCCGTGTGGCTGGGGGAGCACCGCGACGAGATCGAGAAGCTGCTGATCGCCGAGACCGGCAAGTCGGCGGTCGACGCGGCTCAAGAGGTGCCGCTGCTGATCGTGATCCTGTCGTACTACATCAAGACGGTCGAGAAGGCCATGGCGCCTGACGTCCGTCCGGCACCCTTACTGTTCTTGTCGGTCAAGAAGATTACCGTCCACTACCGGCCCCGCCCTGTGGTCGGCATCATCGCGCCGTGGAACTACCCTGTCGCCAACGCGATGATGGACGCGATCGGTGCCCTGGCCGCCGGATGCGCTGTGCTGCTCAAGCCGTCTGAGCGCACCCCGCTTACCGCCGAGGTGCTGCTGCGCGGCTGGCTGGATTCCGGCGCCCCCGAGGTGCTGGCGCTGGCCCAGGGTGCCCGTGAGGTGTCCGAGGCCGTCATCGACAACTCCGACTACATCCAGTTCACCGGCTCTAGCGCCACCGGCGCCAAGGTGATGGAGCGCGCCGCCCGTCGGCTCACCCCCGTAAGCCTCGAACTCGGCGGCAAAGATCCGATGATCGTGCTGGAGGACGCCGACATCCAACTCGCGGCCAACGCCGCGGTGTGGGGCGGAATGTTCAACGCCGGCCAGACCTGTGTGTCCGTCGAGCGGGTCTACGTGCTCGAGCCAATCTACGACCAGTTCGTGGCCGCCGTAGTGCGTGCCGTGGAGAAACTCAAGATGGGCTCCGGCGAGGGCTACCACTTCGGCTCGCAGATCGACGACAGCCAGGTCGCGATCACCGATCGGCACGTCAGCCAGGCCGTCGCAGCGGGCGCCAAGGCGCTGACCGGCGGCAAGCGGCGGGATGGGGAAGGTAGCTTCTATCCGCCGACGGTGCTGGTCGACGTCGACCACTCGATGTCGTGCATGACCGAGGAGACCTTCGGCCCGACCCTGCCGATCATGAGGGTGAGCTCCGTCGAGGAAGCCGTGCGGCTGGCCAACGACAGCCAGTACGGGCTGAGCGCCTCGGTGTTCTCCCAGGACATCGACCGGGCGAAAGCAATTGCCCTGCAATTGGATTGCGGCGCGGTCAACATCAATGACGTGATCTCCAACCTGATGTGCACCACCGCCCCGATGGGCGGCTGGAAGACCTCCGGTATCGGCGCCCGGTTCGGCGGTGTCGATGGCGTGCGCAAGTTCTGCAAACAGGAGACCGTCGTGGTGCCCCGCACGAGAAAGGTCGCGGGCGGCAGCTACTACAACAACTCCCACAAGGCGCTGGCCCGGATGAACAAACTGGTGACCTGGCTGGCGCTCGCGCGCCCCCGGCGAGTCGCCAAGTAA
- a CDS encoding mycothiol transferase, translated as MTSAESDAVRELLRDAFSRLIEHVDDLTDGLSDEAATYRPTPQANSIAWLIWHSARGQDLQLCDIAGFEQVWFRDGWVDRFGLDLQRDDMGYGHSAADVAKVRAPAHLLAGYYRAVHKVTLEYIATVTPVELSRIVDTRWNPPVTASVRLVSIVDDCAQHLGQAAYLRGMTG; from the coding sequence ATGACCTCTGCCGAATCCGATGCCGTCCGCGAACTGTTGCGCGATGCCTTCTCCCGGCTGATCGAGCACGTCGACGATCTCACCGATGGGCTCAGCGACGAAGCCGCGACCTATCGCCCGACGCCGCAGGCGAACAGCATCGCCTGGCTGATCTGGCACAGTGCCCGCGGCCAGGATCTGCAGCTGTGCGACATCGCGGGGTTCGAACAGGTGTGGTTCCGCGACGGGTGGGTGGATCGTTTCGGTCTCGACTTGCAGCGCGACGACATGGGCTACGGCCACAGCGCCGCCGACGTCGCGAAGGTGCGCGCCCCCGCACACCTGCTGGCCGGCTACTACCGGGCCGTGCACAAGGTGACGCTGGAGTACATCGCCACCGTCACGCCCGTCGAACTGAGCCGCATCGTCGATACCCGCTGGAATCCGCCGGTGACTGCGAGCGTGCGGTTGGTCAGCATCGTCGATGACTGCGCACAGCACCTGGGTCAGGCCGCGTATCTGCGCGGCATGACCGGGTGA
- a CDS encoding PE-PPE domain-containing protein encodes MSGRHARNERSARRSVAGTAAVAASCVLITPVALNSPTIAATLANYVIGVGGNDDPSSSNIKNKLDGQYSDANGVEYLASIWPVSGLTAPTFAQSVNDGNGQLGAAIANSGSPNTPDDHIVVVGYSLGAVVANKQRQELNTDPDNAPANLEFVLIANANKPNGGIFARFPWLYVPLADIQSTGAVGPDQFTTTDITREYDPYGDFPAYFNPLSLANAAAAVVYVHPDANYDNIDMSQYSDANAVSIETNGDTTTYHYSDGSTKTVVNQDGEATTTYYVIHTDHLPLLMPLRQAADVLGVSQGGIDAVEPVVRTVVDMGYDRTTSPATATQFSFITPPQKVIEAAQALPGAAQQGVNNFQDPPPAVHTGIATEPTQVQAPTNATAAQINSTPSEKPARLIPLALPSLTKPAATASEAPAATDVKTGVRTDLKKTLKPPKLSASQRSSGLPKMPSLRDAAKSLPHPGTSKTAKPKTDTSDDKNAA; translated from the coding sequence ATGTCTGGTCGTCATGCGCGTAACGAGCGGTCAGCTCGTCGGTCTGTCGCGGGTACTGCGGCGGTCGCCGCCAGCTGTGTACTCATCACCCCGGTCGCGCTGAACAGCCCGACCATCGCCGCGACTTTGGCGAACTATGTGATCGGGGTGGGCGGCAACGACGACCCGTCCAGCAGCAACATCAAGAACAAGCTCGACGGGCAGTACAGCGACGCGAACGGTGTCGAGTATTTGGCATCGATCTGGCCGGTCAGCGGACTCACGGCACCGACCTTTGCGCAGTCGGTGAATGACGGTAACGGCCAACTCGGCGCGGCAATCGCGAATTCGGGCTCGCCCAACACCCCTGACGATCACATTGTCGTCGTCGGTTATTCCCTCGGTGCCGTAGTGGCCAACAAGCAGCGGCAGGAGCTCAACACGGACCCTGACAATGCGCCGGCGAACCTCGAGTTCGTCCTCATCGCCAACGCCAACAAGCCCAACGGGGGCATCTTCGCCCGATTCCCTTGGCTCTACGTGCCTTTGGCGGACATCCAGTCCACCGGCGCGGTGGGCCCGGATCAGTTCACGACCACCGACATCACTCGGGAGTACGACCCCTACGGCGACTTCCCGGCGTACTTCAACCCGTTGTCACTGGCGAACGCAGCGGCGGCGGTGGTGTATGTGCATCCTGACGCCAACTACGACAACATCGACATGAGCCAGTATTCCGACGCCAACGCAGTGAGCATTGAAACGAACGGCGACACAACGACTTACCACTACTCGGATGGCTCCACCAAGACCGTCGTCAACCAGGACGGCGAGGCTACCACCACCTACTATGTGATCCACACCGATCACCTGCCGCTGCTGATGCCCCTGCGCCAAGCCGCTGACGTGCTGGGCGTGTCGCAGGGTGGCATCGACGCCGTCGAGCCCGTCGTGCGGACGGTCGTCGACATGGGTTACGACCGCACCACCAGCCCCGCCACTGCGACGCAGTTCAGTTTCATCACGCCGCCACAAAAGGTCATCGAGGCCGCCCAGGCTCTGCCGGGCGCGGCCCAGCAGGGTGTCAACAACTTCCAGGACCCACCGCCGGCCGTACACACCGGGATCGCCACCGAACCGACTCAGGTCCAAGCACCCACGAATGCTACTGCCGCACAGATCAATTCAACGCCTTCCGAGAAGCCGGCGCGGTTGATCCCGCTGGCACTGCCCTCGCTGACGAAACCCGCCGCGACCGCATCCGAGGCGCCGGCTGCCACCGACGTCAAGACCGGCGTTCGAACCGACCTCAAGAAGACCCTGAAGCCACCGAAACTGTCTGCATCACAACGGTCTTCGGGCCTGCCGAAGATGCCGTCACTGCGAGATGCCGCCAAATCACTCCCCCACCCCGGCACTTCGAAGACCGCCAAGCCAAAGACCGATACCAGCGACGACAAGAACGCCGCGTAG
- the ppk2 gene encoding polyphosphate kinase 2, producing the protein MTTLDNSVVEGYAVRDDDDDDPELLLLPSGEVVDTWREGYPYDERMKRADYEEQKRLLQIELLKLQKWSQGNGLRHVIVFEGRDAAGKGGTIKRFMEHLNPRGARVVALEKPTEKERTQWYFQRYVNHLPAAGEIVLFDRSWYNRAGVERVMDYCTPKQHAEFIRQAPLFEQMLVNDGISLTKLWFSVTQSEQRTRFTIRQVDPVRQWKLSPTDLASLDKWEDYTAAKEDMFAWTDTEIAPWTVVKSNDKKRARINAMRYVLGKFNYDNKDHEVVGQADPLIVGRALSD; encoded by the coding sequence GTGACCACTCTGGATAACTCTGTTGTTGAAGGCTATGCCGTCCGCGACGACGATGACGACGACCCCGAGCTGCTGCTTCTGCCCAGCGGCGAGGTGGTCGACACGTGGCGCGAGGGCTACCCGTACGACGAGCGGATGAAGCGGGCCGACTACGAGGAGCAGAAGCGGCTGCTGCAGATCGAGTTGCTCAAGCTGCAGAAGTGGAGCCAGGGCAACGGGCTTCGGCACGTCATCGTGTTCGAGGGCCGGGACGCCGCGGGCAAGGGTGGCACTATCAAGCGGTTCATGGAGCACCTCAACCCGCGCGGTGCCCGGGTCGTCGCGCTGGAGAAGCCGACCGAGAAGGAACGCACGCAGTGGTACTTCCAGCGCTACGTCAACCACTTGCCGGCCGCCGGTGAGATCGTGCTGTTCGACCGGTCCTGGTACAACAGGGCCGGCGTCGAGCGGGTGATGGACTACTGCACGCCCAAACAGCACGCCGAATTCATCCGGCAGGCACCGCTGTTCGAGCAGATGCTCGTCAACGACGGCATCAGCCTGACCAAACTGTGGTTCTCGGTGACCCAGTCCGAGCAGCGCACCCGGTTCACGATCCGTCAGGTGGATCCGGTGCGGCAGTGGAAGCTCTCACCTACCGACCTTGCATCGCTGGACAAGTGGGAGGACTACACCGCGGCCAAAGAGGACATGTTCGCCTGGACGGACACCGAGATCGCGCCGTGGACCGTGGTGAAGAGCAACGACAAGAAGCGCGCCCGCATCAACGCGATGCGCTACGTGCTGGGTAAGTTCAACTACGACAACAAGGACCATGAGGTGGTCGGCCAGGCCGATCCGCTGATCGTGGGGCGTGCGCTCTCGGATTGA